Proteins co-encoded in one Zygotorulaspora mrakii chromosome 5, complete sequence genomic window:
- the TEL1 gene encoding DNA-binding protein kinase TEL1 (similar to Saccharomyces cerevisiae TEL1 (YBL088C); ancestral locus Anc_7.418), which translates to MEDVGVLRAITNLSSSKLRERNHALDELTSTLKQAPESIPTKLLPQVVQALIEWLDSEHRKYNAVLSEFNDSQPTRLLPVENRLSSIAYVLRLLIEKTCSKFKLKTLKLLLAILPELMIKEGSEVLLEPISVHLTFSLLALVNSELFHLKVALRQWISLVATTCTYLEAQFKISVTDRNVSNLLSILKNLISIDTIGLYQVSLTVHQTILTYLKVSMRQTVNTKLVISIINELILKTHCKNILWTRILIRETWKHIVEIDIANNESIQDELCLFDIYSSELIRGRLPEMVGHGESEVEHFDPSVSIPICLEYILARLSAFKASTLSLEQLSFCSAVRKDGNWFEGEHFQLEQSMKSLAWFRLFGLTKLLISYFELVKSGQETGHILKRRKFDTNLSAILRLSESIDDFLINCIESVKVEQKPLILQILTFYSSLIDIDPNILILLKDAVFQMFEHMELVHWACLALMPIITQNSLDFSSCDLGRLFKLGIPLLKRQDICQMVCMLLVSAMKYTSKAVIEESVLNQIYDLYELSDLSGPSLLCNASLLFWQCLHHYGREFKFRGNKSGFDRIVAWLNSKWNQVLNLSETQNNFHFFIGWLANRCKYQDLIRENSNCYAEDSCNKFVPNGKQRQTACFYNYEYYSWRSTQEQREVLLMNSSQIKSHKKCGETFLASNITSNRMVLNDILYRILGLIEPESSLSSLTKLKWVIQISRVVSHIASNSSYLDYIHDFRGAAETLMRSMRLEDKESYNAFFKLILSPDFSQVNNTLFQKLNMELVMTDYKRLFFHEKWELRRGVNDVDEMFEVERLDNGNQNGHVTKTQDHCNLYIAVEAFLCIIDSHEDQQYTSGLDIILNFLDDLDSDDITNGIEATVRWMESTNYSWHQKSLEHFVRILDEHILQTNHSSSDRGIYILCSFIGSTGKIWLEKINTSLNSDANDILDWVLLRFEDDSFYSVASIRKLAHLLLHMLSFNNLSRFTKGGKQRIFYVFSECLKKLDRSDLINELPEISKYMCTLTHKNQDIIFSEIKMLFELPQQSLEMSAFYSLSMCKMSLVSYSILIASLKESMSYTHYSHTKIYMLHSYNQLLPHLNLKNMRELFEVCKIDILSFWMDKPSCRGEWQRDLWDLDFFCFNNMSSLIESCTSQLAALHFSKKQDNSTLWETIKAITKKSETTLFEESFHLILPLSFVPGGIGEDILRLSQSLLRSPLGKPSTRFILLKWILYFVDFGSSSELATLLAKLHPTVPYIGDLFAVHTSTCRYRFPLYVPLKEGIDMVENRLCELPLSKGEVQYSIFWILSEMNDKVYLAERLRCVRQLKFLFILFEDTLPQCDIFLDMLSELSKYLSELDLHSEVMGLVVCLLRLGYVNRLLTTNALCIVFSSVLIYMKRYDKEVNTAFKNLSKEIPKWALPDSRIWMFCDDVIQGRPISDTVYNSDHFINEKICHSSRLALLSLLFSHAARFSHSYVKETPSRLSVFNLLQSELPPDHLSTNFRLWCAYYLASFENSDKVGRVTIDLKPKSGWNFDDLFENFGSLESFFIQFFDFYESPCKLSAQAKFLCKSLLCLTLGEYSKGRGQKGHFPLQYYDKYIPYCVPMSQNTFTKIHALTTSALTMKEFIEVHFLNATISYSSWISQFGFALINYASLNLPQLRLFSLLLEVSPQFAGKSVPILFNLILYHDHKIAIEWMTSMLAKMQELSKTYEFKEKVTLALSVVSMLRSGYRRNERYSTLAYESLPLSLICQSALLCNQDIFAYMIFEEFSMDRPSDFDSKTLGAIYESIGDSDLNAGLAASHNIAGALQYVNKTEPKSWKAFFLNNAKFDSVFNSPSELERISLLKTSESHGFYGLSASLGKDIKTVEGNNSYRWALQLGDWNLPVSEHIDTKEKGLYSALKKVLLKADVPVKVLEDSMIDIVDKRKYFFNTQEWLDTLAQLASLSNYARSLETIKDAVGTMRKQHAFDNNKLTILEFEDYEINLQSRYLFLMILSSTEFKERRLDSIALKTLGGIELAHFVKHAVSNNAGQDALRKSILLDNLIQEYAHDHLTNLSPWILERLQIYVCARALWECKDFKTPIIMMQGLLQRNPEQSDHGEKSPFSSLIKIPNEEVQSLLVKWTSESRLETASSIFEKYVENFTTRLTDFDVLAGAFNILGDFLNAQLTKLRDTGEIEERKKRCDRGTMESQALEAIYKNESLPKCERRDAERHLVKVRVQLNSDTEILTSLTKQKMEFVKKSLLFYIYILKFTNVYDDDVRDKLCGLWFEHDDNEDLNSLLKKEIGNVPRWKFLPWVNQIASKLSMEDTEFQKALQLTMKRLLYKQPYESLYSVLSIKLYGRHSHTSPANITQRFEAVERILQELKGYDRGTYYSQYVQPLEEFCVMSVAFATTELLPAMKESKKIHLSSLGSGVYWMKTLGQQKIPLATMCVNFSSSGGKEVPRPYIVSVKETVDVSATGVSLPKIMTFTLSDGSVKKILMKGSKDDLRQDAIMEQVFKQVNNILRADKQMRKLDLNIKTYEVIPLGPQAGIIEFVANSVSLNSILSTLHTDDSVTSNEARSEMRKVQTKSNSQRLAVYLKLTKEIRPRMRNFFFNSFFEPLEWFEAKKSYTKGTAVASIVGYILGLGDRHLNNILLDRHSGKPIHIDLGIAFDQGRFLSIPELVPFRLTRDIVDGFGVTGVDGLFRKSCERTYSVLQKNYNKVMHVLNILKWDPLYSWVVSPLKKHKHLLEEDGAFYSSLKMQLDNSDKIKNTEEENQESYRALRGVEEKLIKSGLSVEATIQELIQQASDPCNLSIIYMGWSPFY; encoded by the coding sequence ATGGAAGATGTTGGAGTGCTTCGTGCTATTACCAATCTCTCATCTAGCAAACTCAGGGAAAGAAATCATGCATTAGATGAGTTGACATCTACTTTGAAACAAGCTCCCGAATCGATACCGACCAAACTGCTACCGCAAGTCGTACAAGCGCTCATTGAATGGCTAGACTCTGAGCATCGTAAATATAATGCTGTATTATCAGAATTCAACGATTCGCAGCCCACCAGATTGCTACCTGTTGAAAACAGACTTTCGTCCATCGCATACGTGCTAAGATTACTTATAGAGAAGACATGTTCAAAGTTTAAATTGAAAACGTTAAAACTGCTTTTGGCCATTTTGCCGGAACTGATGATAAAAGAAGGATCTGAAGTGCTTCTGGAACCGATTTCTGTGCATTTAACATTTTCGTTACTTGCATTGGTGAACAGTGAGTTATTCCATCTTAAAGTTGCCCTGCGACAGTGGATATCTTTGGTTGCAACAACTTGCACATATTTGGAAGCACAATTTAAAATATCCGTCACTGATAGAaatgtttcaaatttactTTCCATTTTAAAAAACCTAATATCTATTGATACAATTGGATTGTATCAGGTCTCGTTAACAGTCCATCAGACTATTTTGACATACTTGAAAGTGAGTATGAGGCAAACAGTTAATACTAAATTAGTTATAAGCATCATTAATGAacttattttgaaaactcaCTGCAAAAATATTCTGTGGACAAGAATCCTAATAAGAGAAACATGGAAACACATAGTCGAAATTGATATAGCCAATAATGAATCTATACAAGATGAGCTATGCTTATTTGACATTTACAGCAGTGAACTGATAAGGGGACGGCTGCCAGAAATGGTCGGCCATGGAGAATCTGAAGTTGAGCACTTTGATCCATCTGTTTCAATTCCAATCTGCCTTGAATATATTTTAGCACGACTTTCAGCATTCAAGGCTTCCACTTTATCTTTAGAGCAACTCTCGTTTTGCTCAGCAGTTCGCAAAGATGGGAATTGGTTCGAAGGTGAACACTTTCAATTGGAGCAATCTATGAAATCTTTAGCATGGTTTAGGTTGTTTGGATTAACGAAACTGCTgatttcatattttgagTTAGTAAAGAGCGGCCAAGAAACGGGTCATATTCtgaagagaagaaaattcgACACTAATTTGTCCGCCATACTACGACTGTCAGAAAGCATCGATGATTTCCTCATCAATTGCATAGAATCAGTAAAAGTTGAACAGAAACCATTGATATTGCAAATTCTTACTTTCTATTCAAGTTTAATTGACATTGATCCTAACATATTGATCTTGCTTAAAGACGCAGTCTTTCAAATGTTTGAACATATGGAACTAGTGCATTGGGCCTGTCTAGCACTAATGCCGATAATTACGCAAAATTCACTAGATTTCTCAAGTTGTGATCTGGGTCGACTTTTCAAACTAGGTATTCCGCTCCTCAAGCGTCAAGATATTTGTCAGATGGTTTGCATGTTGTTGGTCAGTGCTATGAAGTACACCTCTAAAGCAGTGATTGAGGAGAGTGTTCTAAATCAAATATACGATCTGTACGAGTTGTCTGATCTCAGTGGTCCTAGCTTACTTTGTAATGCATCATTGCTATTTTGGCAATGTCTTCATCATTACGGTAGGGAGTTCAAATTTCGTGGTAATAAGAGTGGATTTGATCGAATAGTAGCTTGGTTGAATTCCAAGTGGAACCAAGTGCTGAATTTGAGTGAAACTCAAAataattttcatttcttcatcggTTGGCTGGCCAATCGTTGCAAGTATCAAGATTTAATCAGGGAAAATTCCAATTGTTATGCGGAAGATAGCTGCAATAAATTTGTCCCAAACGGCAAGCAACGTCAGACAGCCTGCTTTTACAACTATGAGTATTATTCCTGGCGAAGTACTCAAGAGCAGAGAGAAGTCCTTCTTATGAATTCGTCACAGATAAAGTCCCACAAGAAATGTGGAGAGACATTTCTTGCTTCCAACATCACAAGCAACAGGATGGTTCTCAATGACATTTTGTACCGGATATTAGGACTCATAGAACCAGAAAGCTCTTTGTCGTCtttgacaaaattgaaatggGTGATCCAAATTTCACGAGTGGTTAGTCATATAGCATCCAACTCCTCATATCTGGATTACATCCATGATTTTAGAGGCGCAGCTGAGACTCTAATGAGATCCATGCGTCTCGAAGATAAAGAATCTTACAACGCTTTTTTTAAGTTGATTTTATCTCCTGATTTCTCTCAAGTTAATAATACattgtttcaaaagctgAACATGGAGCTAGTAATGACAGATTACAAAAGGCTGTTTTTCCACGAGAAATGGGAGCTTCGGAGGGGAGTAAATGACGTAGATGAAATGTTTGAAGTAGAAAGACTTGACAATGGAAATCAAAACGGGCATGTAACAAAGACACAGGACCATTGTAATCTTTATATTGCAGTTGAGGCCTTCCTTTGTATTATCGATAGTCATGAGGATCAACAATATACTTCCGGGTTAGATATAATACTAAACTTTTTGGACGATCTTGATAGCGATGATATTACAAATGGGATAGAAGCAACAGTTCGATGGATGGAATCAACAAACTACTCATGGCATCAAAAAAGTTTAGAGCACTTCGTGCGAATACTTGATGAACACATATTGCAAACTAACCATAGTAGCTCCGATAGAggaatatatatattatgCTCCTTCATTGGTTCTACTGGAAAAATTTggcttgaaaaaatcaatacCTCACTCAATTCTGACGCAAACGATATTTTGGATTGGGTATTGCTACGATTTGAGGACGACTCGTTTTACAGTGTTGCCTCAATAAGAAAGTTAGCTCATCTGCTTTTACATATGCTCTCGTTTAACAATCTCTCACGCTTTACAAAGGGCGGAAAGCAAAGAATCTTCTATGTTTTTTCTGAATGTCTAAAAAAGCTAGATAGATCAGACCTGATAAATGAGCTGCCCGAAATCTCGAAGTATATGTGCACACTTACCCATAAGAACCAGGACATCATATTTTCCGAAATCAAGATGCTCTTTGAGTTGCCCCAACAAAGTTTGGAAATGTCTGCTTTTTATTCGCTGAGCATGTGCAAGATGTCTCTGGTATCTTACTCTATCCTAATAGCATCACTAAAAGAGTCAATGAGCTATACTCATTACAGCCATACCAAAATCTATATGTTACATTCGTACAATCAATTACTCCCCCATCTGAATCTGAAGAACATGAGAGAATTATTTGAGGTATGCAAAATCGATATATTATCATTTTGGATGGACAAGCCCAGCTGTAGAGGAGAATGGCAGAGAGACCTTTGggatttggattttttttgcttcaacAATATGTCTTCACTTATCGAATCATGTACCTCTCAATTAGCAGCTCTTCATTTCTCGAAAAAGCAAGACAATTCCACACTGTGGGAGACTATTAAGGCTATTACAAAGAAGTCCGAGACGACGTTATTTGAGGAAAGTTTCCATTTGATTCTTCCCCTCTCCTTCGTTCCAGGCGGCATTGGCGAAGATATTTTACGCCTCTCCCAATCTTTGTTGCGCTCCCCATTGGGCAAACCTTCTACTCGtttcattttattaaaATGGATATTATATTTTGTGGACTTTGGTTCTTCTTCGGAACTTGCTACACTTCTAGCTAAACTACATCCCACGGTACCATACATAGGAGATCTATTTGCAGTTCATACATCAACCTGTCGTTATCGATTTCCACTTTATGTACCCTTGAAGGAGGGAATAGATATGGTAGAGAATAGGTTGTGTGAGTTACCATTGAGCAAAGGTGAAGTAcaatattcaatattttggatCTTGAGTGAAATGAATGATAAAGTATATTTGGCAGAACGCCTCAGATGTGTGAGACAGctaaaatttctctttATATTGTTTGAGGATACCTTGCCTCAGTGCGACATTTTTTTGGACATGTTGTCAGAACTTTCGAAATACTTATCGGAGCTCGATCTTCATAGCGAAGTAATGGGTCTAGTTGTATGCCTGCTAAGGCTTGGTTACGTGAATCGTCTTTTGACGACTAATGCTCTTTGCATCGTATTTTCCTCTGTTCTTATCTATATGAAGCGTTATGACAAAGAAGTGAATacagctttcaaaaatttgtcaaagGAGATTCCAAAGTGGGCCTTACCGGATTCTCGGATTTGGATGTTTTGTGATGATGTAATTCAGGGGCGTCCCATCTCTGACACTGTATACAACAGCGatcattttatcaatgagAAAATATGTCACTCATCGAGGTTGGCTTTATTATCCTTGCTTTTCTCCCATGCAGCAAGATTCAGTCACTCGTATGTAAAAGAAACTCCGTCTCGTCTCTCGGTGTTCAATCTTTTGCAATCAGAACTTCCTCCCGATCACttatcaacaaattttcGATTATGGTGTGCCTACTACCTGGCATCATTCGAAAACTCCGACAAAGTTGGAAGGGTCACTATAGATCTCAAGCCCAAATCGGGTTGGAACTTTgatgatctttttgagaattttgggtctcttgaatctttcttcattcaatttttcgaCTTTTACGAAAGTCCTTGTAAATTGTCTGCTCAGGCAAAGTTTTTGTGCAAGTCTCTTCTATGTTTAACACTTGGTGAATATAGCAAGGGCAGAGGGCAGAAAGGACATTTCCCACTTCAATATTATGATAAATACATCCCATACTGCGTTCCAATGTCGCAAAATACGTTCACCAAGATCCATGCACTAACAACAAGTGCTCTCACCATGAAAGAATTTATCGAGGTTCACTTTTTAAATGCAACTATCTCGTATAGTTCTTGGATCTCTCAATTTGGTTTTGCCCTGATCAATTATGCTTCCCTAAACCTACCTCAACTTCGATTGTTTTCGCTTTTGCTAGAAGTCTCTCCGCAATTTGCAGGAAAATCCGTACCGATACTGTTCAATCTCATTTTGTATCATGATCATAAGATAGCGATTGAGTGGATGACAAGCATGCTGGCCAAAATGCAAGAGCTCTCGAAAACGTAcgaattcaaagaaaaagtaacATTAGCGCTGAGTGTTGTGAGCATGTTGAGATCGGGATATAGACGAAATGAAAGATATAGCACGTTGGCTTATGAATCCCTTCCATTGAGTCTAATATGCCAAAGTGCTCTTCTCTGCAACCAAGACATCTTTGCTTATATGATTTTTGAGGAATTTTCGATGGATCGCCCTAGCGATTTCGATTCAAAAACCCTTGGTGCTATTTATGAGTCAATCGGGGATTCTGACTTAAATGCCGGTCTTGCCGCCTCGCATAATATAGCAGGTGCTTTGCAATATGTAAACAAAACCGAGCCAAAAAGTTGGAAAGCTTTTTTCCTCAACAATGCCAAATTTGATTCAGTTTTTAACAGCCCTTCTGAATTAGAACGAATCAGTCTACTGAAAACGTCTGAAAGTCACGGGTTCTATGGACTAAGTGCTTCTTTAGGGAAAGATATTAAAACAGTAGAGGGAAATAATTCCTACCGATGGGCCCTTCAGTTAGGCGATTGGAATCTACCCGTCTCAGAACATATTGAtacaaaggaaaaaggaCTTTACTCCGCTTTAAAGAAGGtacttttgaaagctgATGTTCCAGTAAAGGTTCTGGAAGATTCGATGATTGATATAGTCGATAAAaggaaatatttttttaatacACAAGAATGGTTGGACACTTTGGCTCAGCTTGCTTCCCTTAGTAATTATGCCAGAAGTTTGGAAACTATCAAGGATGCCGTCGGTACGATGAGAAAACAGCACGCCTTTGATAACAATAAATTGACAATCCTTGAGTTTGAAGACTATGAGATCAATCTACAATCTCGTTATTTATTTCTTATGATCCTTTCTTCTACAGAATTCAAAGAGAGACGACTAGATTCAATCGCATTAAAAACTCTTGGTGGTATTGAACTCGCACATTTCGTCAAACATGCAGTTAGCAATAATGCAGGACAAGATGCATTACGCAAGTCAATCCTTTTAGATAATCTGATCCAAGAATATGCACACGATCATTTGACGAACCTTTCCCCATGGATTCTCGAGAGGCTTCAAATATATGTTTGCGCGAGGGCCTTGTGGGAATGTAAAGACTTCAAGACACCCATCATCATGATGCAAGGTCTATTGCAACGTAATCCAGAACAAAGTGACCACGGCGAAAAGAGTCCTTTCAGCTCTTTGATCAAGATACCAAACGAGGAAGTTCAATCTCTTTTAGTTAAATGGACCTCTGAATCGCGTCTAGAGACGGCTTCCTCcatatttgagaaatatgTGGAAAACTTTACAACCCGTCTGACAGATTTCGATGTTTTGGCTGGTGCATTTAACATTTTAGGTGACTTTCTAAATGCGCAATTGACCAAACTACGTGACACTGGTGAGATTGAGGAAcggaaaaaaagatgcgATCGTGGCACGATGGAATCACAAGCATTAGAAGCAATatacaaaaatgaaagtttaCCAAAATGTGAAAGAAGAGACGCTGAAAGGCATCTTGTCAAAGTTCGTGTACAACTCAACAGCGATACCGAGATACTGACTAGTCtcacaaaacaaaaaatggaatttgTTAAAAAATCATTACTATTTTACAtctatattttgaaattcacaAATGTCTACGATGACGATGTGCGGGACAAACTTTGTGGACTATGGTTCGAGCAcgatgataatgaagatCTAAATTCATTACTTAAAAAGGAGATCGGTAATGTTCCACGTTGGAAATTTTTGCCTTGGGTTAATCAAATAGCTTCCAAGTTGTCGATGGAGGATACAGAATTCCAGAAAGCTCTTCAATTGACAATGAAACGTTTGCTTTATAAGCAGCCATACGAGTCTTTGTATTCTGTGCTGAGTATCAAATTGTATGGGAGGCATTCTCATACCTCTCCGGCAAATATTACccaaagatttgaagctgTCGAACGGATTCTTCAGGAGTTAAAGGGCTATGATAGAGGCACGTATTACTCGCAGTATGTGCAGCCATTAGAGGAATTTTGTGTTATGTCTGTTGCCTTCGCTACAACCGAGCTACTACCTGCCATGAAAGAATCCAAAAAGATTCATCTTTCAAGTTTGGGAAGCGGGGTATACTGGATGAAAACTTTGGGTCAGCAGAAAATACCTCTGGCAACAATGTGTGTCAATTTCAGCAGTTCCGGCGGGAAAGAAGTACCTCGTCCATATATTGTATCAGTAAAAGAAACAGTGGACGTTTCCGCAACAGGAGTTTCTTTGCCTAAGATAATGACTTTTACGCTTTCGGATGGTTCTgtgaagaagattttgatgaaaggCAGTAAGGATGATCTACGTCAAGATGCGATTATGGAACAGGTATTTAAACAGGTGAATAACATTCTAAGAGCTGACAAACAAATGCGCAAACTTGACTTGAATATAAAAACTTACGAGGTCATTCCTTTGGGTCCTCAAGCCGGTATAATAGAATTTGTAGCAAATTCTGTTTCTTTAAATTCCATTCTATCAACTCTTCATACCGATGATTCCGTCACCTCGAATGAAGCAAGAAGTGAGATGAGAAAAGTACAAACGAAATCCAATTCTCAGAGGCTCGCTGTTTATTTAAAActaacaaaagaaatcagGCCAAGaatgagaaattttttcttcaattcctttTTCGAACCTTTAGAATGGTTTGAGGCAAAGAAATCATATACAAAGGGAACAGCAGTAGCATCTATTGTAGGATACATTCTAGGATTGGGCGACAGGCATTTAAATAATATTTTGCTAGACAGACACAGCGGTAAACCAATCCATATCGATTTGGGAATAGCATTCGACCAAGGTAGATTCCTATCAATACCAGAATTGGTTCCCTTCAGGCTAACAAGAGATATTGTTGATGGGTTTGGTGTCACAGGCGTTGATGGTTTATTTCGGAAAAGTTGCGAGCGAACTTATTCTgtacttcaaaaaaattacaacAAGGTAATGCACGTTCTCAATATCCTGAAGTGGGATCCATTATATTCTTGGGTAGTTTCACCACTCAAAAAACATAAGCatcttttggaagaagatggtGCGTTCTACAGTagtttgaaaatgcaaCTAGATAATTCcgataaaataaaaaatacgGAGGAGGAAAATCAAGAGTCTTACAGAGCATTGAGAGGCGTCGAAGAGAAACTAATTAAAAGTGGCCTAAGCGTAGAAGCTACCATTCAAGAGTTAATTCAACAAGCTTCTGATCCTTGTAACTTATCTATAATTTACATGGGCTGGTCCCCATTTTACTAA
- the SLX8 gene encoding SUMO-targeted ubiquitin ligase complex subunit SLX8 (similar to Saccharomyces cerevisiae SLX8 (YER116C); ancestral locus Anc_7.416) encodes MPTEREYHRSSAIDDLDGVEDTEDIEDTESTDVGERDEDDENEKSEDTDDTDDTDGDIDHRTKRRRIDSGEVHVYGHRDDGDSDTDASIQLVAEREVSEEEEGEEDLDLLQALEESQQRNPHYYVGQVERETSAAEAGHEITADTTAAAPMAATSGIQAVSETTPYPETIDLEAEVAEQQVVEVPESEILTEAPTITPTVHKSVKDYRCPICFEPPDTAVMTPCGHVFCLGCLFQMVNSSRTHRRSGHCALCRTEVKLRDVRMIVLRKNRVKKEQ; translated from the coding sequence ATGCCAACTGAACGTGAGTATCACAGAAGTAGTGCTATAGATGACCTCGACGGTGTCGAGGATACCGAGGATATCGAAGATACGGAGAGCACAGATGTTGGTGAgagagatgaagatgatgagaaCGAGAAGAGCGAAGATACAGATGACACAGATGACACAGATGGCGATATTGACCACCGaacgaaaagaagaaggataGATAGCGGAGAGGTCCATGTTTACGGTCATCGTGATGATGGGGATTCAGACACGGACGCTTCAATACAACTTGTGGCAGAAAGGGAAGTTtctgaggaagaagagggGGAGGAGGATTTGGATCTACTGCAGGCTTTGGAGGAGTCTCAGCAAAGAAATCCTCATTACTATGTGGGGCAAGTTGAAAGAGAGACTAGTGCCGCAGAAGCGGGACATGAAATCACCGCAGATACGACTGCTGCAGCTCCAATGGCTGCTACAAGTGGAATCCAGGCCGTTTCGGAGACTACACCGTACCCAGAAACTATAGATTTGGAGGCAGAGGTCGCCGAGCAACAAGTAGTGGAGGTACCTGAAAGCGAAATTCTAACTGAGGCGCCCACAATCACTCCAACAGTTCACAAGTCAGTAAAGGATTATCGATGTCCTATTTGCTTTGAACCTCCCGATACAGCTGTCATGACACCGTGTGGTCACGTGTTCTGTCTTGGATGTCTGTTTCAGATGGTAAATAGTTCAAGAACTCACAGAAGGTCCGGTCATTGTGCTCTATGTAGAACTGAAGTGAAGCTGCGTGATGTTAGAATGATCGTATTGCGGAAGAATAGAGTGAAAAAGGAGCAGTAg
- the RPL23A gene encoding 60S ribosomal protein uL14 (similar to Saccharomyces cerevisiae RPL23A (YBL087C) and RPL23B (YER117W); ancestral locus Anc_7.417), protein MSGNGAQGTKFRISLGLPVGAIMNCADNSGARNLYIIAVKGSGSRLNRLPAASLGDMVIATVKKGKPELRKKVMPAIVVRQSKPWRRKDGVFLYFEDNAGVIANPKGEMKGSAITGPVGKECADLWPRVASNSGVVV, encoded by the exons ATGTCCGGTAACGGTGCTCAAGGTACAAAATTCAGAATTTCT ttAGGTCTACCAGTTGGTGCCATCATGAACTGTGCTGATAACAGTGGTGCCAGAAACTTGTACATCATTGCCGTCAAAGGTTCCGGTTCAAGATTAAACAGACTACCAGCTGCCTCTCTAGGTGATATGGTTATTGCTACCGTTAAAAAGGGTAAGCCAGAATTGAGAAAGAAGGTCATGCCAGCTATCGTTGTCCGTCAATCCAAGCCATGGAGAAGAAAGGACGGTGTTTTCTTGTACTTCGAAGATAACGCTGGTGTCATTGCTAATCCAAAGGGTGAAATGAAAGGTTCTGCCATCACCGGTCCAGTCGGTAAGGAATGTGCTGATTTATGGCCAAGAGTTGCTTCCAACTCTGGTGTCGTTGTTTAA